In Candidatus Deferrimicrobium sp., the following proteins share a genomic window:
- a CDS encoding DUF721 domain-containing protein: MKRKDAAPLSSILDAFLESLRIPHVAFLVSLRKRWPEIAGPLVSRNASPLSLRNGVLTVAVRNHAWAQELRMSKTTMIGRIRETVGERIPVSDIRFAVGSLAPVEEPEAAALEKPSSPPGPDPEGLSAATDPETRESLRALHRRSCPPKKIPSKS, translated from the coding sequence GTGAAAAGGAAGGACGCGGCGCCTCTGTCGTCGATCCTCGACGCGTTCCTGGAGTCGTTGCGAATCCCGCACGTCGCTTTCCTCGTCTCCCTGCGGAAAAGGTGGCCGGAGATCGCCGGCCCGCTGGTCTCCAGGAACGCTTCCCCTCTGTCGCTGCGGAACGGCGTCCTCACGGTCGCCGTGCGGAACCATGCGTGGGCGCAGGAACTCCGGATGAGCAAGACCACGATGATCGGGAGGATCAGGGAGACCGTGGGGGAAAGGATCCCGGTGAGCGACATCCGGTTCGCCGTGGGCTCCCTCGCACCGGTCGAGGAGCCAGAGGCCGCGGCGCTCGAGAAACCATCGTCTCCCCCCGGCCCCGATCCGGAAGGGCTGTCCGCCGCGACCGATCCGGAGACACGCGAAAGCCTGCGCGCCCTACACCGCCGTTCCTGCCCCCCGAAGAAAATACCTTCGAAGTCGT